tctccaggggaccatgtatgtccctcttagggtcctccttgtttaccatcCTCTCcccggcagcctgggctgcaggctggcaatcctttactctatgtctaaaatctacatatgagtgagtacatacaatgcatgtcttttgtgactgggttaccttgctcagaatggtttcttctatttccatccatttgcctgtgaatttcaagattccattgcttatttttttttccgctgaatagtactccattgtgtaaatgtaccacattttctctatccattcttcagttgaggggcatctaggttgtttataggttctggctattacaaataatgctgctaggaacatagttgaacatatgtccttgttgtaggaatgtgcttctttggggtatatgcctaagagtggaattgctggatcttttgggaGACTcatccccattttcctgaagaatcaccatacagatttccaaagtggctgtatgagttggccctcccaccagcagtggaggagtgttcccctttctcaacaacctctccagcataaactgtcattgatgtttttgttttagctattctgaaaggtgtaagatggtatctcagagttgttttgagttgcatttcccaatagctaaggatgttgaacactgtcttatgtgtcctttagccattttagattctgtcattgaaaattgtctatttagttctgtactccactttttaattggattatttggtgttttggagactaccttcttgatttctttgaaaactttggagatcagccttctgtcagatttggggttggtgaatatcttttcccaatccctgggctgtcattttctcttgttgactgtgtccttagagAAGCCTTAGAGAAGTTTCGCAGTTTCAGGATGTCTCATTTAttagttgtggatctcagtgtctgtgctactggtgttaggatcaggaagcagtctcctgtaccaattaatccaagggtatttcccactttgtcttttaataggttcaatgtgcctggattcatgttgagttctttgatccatttggagttaagttttatGCAACGtaatagacttggatctatctgcaatcttctacatgtcagcatccatttatgccagcaccatttgctgaagatgctctcttttttccatcatataaatttagcttgtttgtcaaatatcaggtctTCCTAAGTGTACGGattaatatcaggcttttcaactctattccatttgtcttcctgtctatttttgtgccaataccaagctgttttcaggactatagctgtgtaattgggcttgaagtcagggatggtgatgcctccagaagttcctttattgtacatgtatgttttggctatcctgggacttttgtttttccatataaagttgagaattgtttttccaAGGTCTgagaaaaattgtgctgggattttgatggggattgcattgaatctgtagattgctttttgcaagattgccatttttattatgttgatcctacctatccaagagcatgggagatctttccattttctaataacttctttaatttctttctttagagactcaaaattcttatggtacaggtctttcacttttttggttagcattaccccaaggtattttatgttgtttctggcaattgtaaagggtgatgtttctcagatttctttctcagcacatttatcattcatatatagtagggttactgatgttttttgagttaatcttgtatcctgccattttgctgaaggtgtttatcagctgtaagagttccctagtagaatttgtggtttacttatgtagactatcatatcatctgtaaacagtAATTTTTGTAAATGAAACTAAACCGTACCTTTTACTGACTTATTGCACACTTAGACTCAAgttgtatttacttatttcatgtttctgtttatatagttttggagacagaattttCTACATTATTCCAGGTTTTATCTGAAACTCATTGCACTTTACAGAAAACCATCACCTtgcaatccttctacctcagccttcttACTGCTATGACTAGAGTTATGTGTGACCACAAAGGACTACAGACAATATAAATAAGTTGAACAGAGTAAATTGAACTATTGATGGGACATTGATATCTTCAAAAGTATCCTTTTAGTAATGAGCAGGTGAATTGagaacccatttttttttaaatcattgatgCTTTGGGAGCAAATATAAATCAAAGTGAGAAGGTAGATTACCATACACCAGGCATTTTTCATATACAACCCAGGGACATTTTCAAATAGATCTATAAATTAACTTCACCCCAACTGGAAACAAGTTCCAGAGAAATCCCCATTTCTGATACTTGGTATTTGTGGAAATGAACAATGTATAGGTATAATCTCCCCAATATCACACAAATGTCCTGAATCAGTAATATACATGATAGAAATTTCCACTCTTTGCTTTTAGTTTACATACATGCTCAATTTATATTTTCAACTATTGATATATTTAATCTGGACACAACTACCTTCtaaattcaaaagaaaagccCTGTTGATTGTGGCTGAAATTTTACTATTTCCTCAAGTGCAGTGATACtctgtttttcaaaaacaatttatCTTTTTCACTTAATTATAAagtggtgtcagaagtgggatgactccATGTCCCAAAGTTTCCAGAGAAAGAagtaaacctgccaccacagcctgccctgtcaggccactgagaggcatcagagcagcttccatatgctcgtgcCGTCCCAgcgcttctggggtttagactcggcactcccaagatgataaagacagatccaaataaagaaaaacctctaaaggtttacactaggaagcagaggcaggtggatttccacagagaaaccttgtctcaaaaaaacaaaaaaaacaaaaacaaaaaaaacaaaaacaaaacaaaacaaaaaacaaaaacaaaaaagccacctagagatgaaaaaatacacagagaatctggatgctaaatgccatactgttgtctttaaattgtttgattgctgaggaaagaattactgctgtgtattcatttgggcctaactagggcaggtggctggcataaagcacacacgtggtggtagggctcaggcagcttttggcagaaagatttagcGTAACAAAAAGTGATCAGGTAAAATTCATGATAGCTTAGCCATTTTTATCTTACACAAATGAATTTCTGAAACAGATATTTAGTAAGTTGTTTAACTACACAGCCTCCATTCATACTATGATGAATGTAAAAATCATTGACTTCATTAGTATACTGTTACATTTAAGATATGAGCAGTGTACCTGATTtgaatatttcaatatttattataaatatttaggTGGAATGTGTAGTGATTTAAGTGAGAAAGGCCCCCATAGCATCATATGTTTGATTACTTGGTTTCCATTTACTGAAATTGTTTGGGAAAATTAGGGGGTGTGTTCTTGATGGAGTGGTTATGGTCTTAGTGGAAAAGATGTGTTATAGTGCAggctttgaattttcaaaaacCCAATCCAGGCTCCACCTTGCCTGaaacttgtggatcagatgtcATCTAGCAGCTACTGCTCCCGGCCCATGTCCACCTGCTTAATGCTCCCTACCATTTCATTTATTGACTAATTGATACTCTGAAAGTGTAATGAGCCCCAACAAAATGCCTTTTTTATAAATTACCTACGTCATGTtctttcatcacaacaatagaaatacTAACTAGTTAGTGAAACTAAAAGCCATTTTAGAGGGTGGGAGTGCTGATCAAAATAGAGTGCTTACTGAGGAGCAGGGGTGACTTGGTAGGTTTGATCCAGTACATTGAAAACAAATGCAgtaagggagaagggaactgtgattgtcatgtaattcaatctcatttgtaattaaaatatataaaaaatagaaaactaaaaaaaaagaaatacaagttcAAAAAAGAGCGATGGGCAAATCTCAGGGGAGATGATAGcattatatatatttctacattttcaaaatctttgagtaaagtataaaataagtttaaatgGAATCCTATGGGATATTACtcttaaaaatcaacaaacaaaacaaaagtagccAAGACAAAAGTTTTCCCTTATGAGATGAAGGTCAATGGGAGATGGGAGTTCAATAATGGCATAAGTACAGTACATGTACCAATCCCTAAGAGAAAGTCCTACCTTATTCCCCTATGAGATAAAGATATATCATGGTCTAGCATTCAAAAGAAACCACCTCATTTCCTTTTGTATAATGGGCATCTGTGCTCTGAAAAGAGACTGAAGATTCTACTGTGGGTTAACAGGCAAGTACAACATAGAAATAAAGTACATAAAATCTTCTGTTCTGTCATCCAGTGGCAAGAGTAAACACAAGAATAGCTGTTTTATTTTGATGTACTGCTTCGGAGAATTAAGGATTCATACTATACTTTATGAGTATTTTTCAGATAGTATTCCAAGAAATATGAGAAATTAGTTTTGTGCCTCAGATTCTTAGAATCCAAGAAACACCAAGTCTTCTGGCTCAATATCATCCTTTTGGATAGCAAGGGTAGGTAATAAAAAGAGACAGCACTGTTTTCACTCTGAATTATGGGAaagtaagtttaaaaatatttttgagttcATGATATGATAAATAACATCATTTTATTCTCCCACAAAACTCTCCCATATAAACCCCTCATGCTCTTTTTCAAATACATTgcctatttttttcattatttgcatatatatccATGCAagtatattattataaataaataagcacaatctgctcagtctatatgttatttgtaaatatgttttgaaaTCTATGTTAATGTTTGTCTTTTATGTAATTGCTTTCTTGAGACatccctgaaactgaagtaaatAATTGTTTTgaacaatttatttattgtgagatGTCCAAAGTGAAGCTAAATGATATAGGCCTCTCCTCCATACAGATTTGCTTTTATGTGTTTggggtaaatataaaatacataaagcaaGAAGACAGTTATAAAATGTAATCAATTCAGACTCAAGTATATAGCAAAACATTATTAAGCATTATTAACATTTGAACACTGGGTCTTTAGAAATTAATATCATTTTGTAATTGAATCATTTTACACTTTGGTTAGCATCACTTCTTTGTCTTCCATAGATTCAAACAACAAGTTGAGTGATTTAGGcatttgcagtgtgtgtgtcacatgtatgGAAGAAAAACACTTGTGAATTCTCTGTGGCACTTTATTTCCACTGTTTCTTTTCTATCTCCACAGATTCTCTTAGAGAAGAATGGTTCTGACAAACAGCTCTCTGGTAACAGAATTCATTCTCTTGGGTTTAACAGACAACCCTGACTTACAAATACCCCTGTTCTTAGTTTTTCTGGTAATATATATTATCACTGCCTTGGGGAATTTGACTTTGATCCTTCTAACTATGCTGAACTCTCACCTTCATACccccatgtactttttcctcTTTAACTTGTCCTTCATAGACCTCTGTTATTCTTCTGTTGTTACACCCAAAATGCTGATGAACTTTGTACTAGAGAAGAATATTATTGGTTTTGCAGGATGCATGACTcaactctatttcttttgcttttttgtcatcTCTGAATGTTATGTCCTGACAGCAATGGCCTATGATCGCTATGTGGCTATCTGCAATCCACTCATGTATAATGTTGTCATGTCCCCTAAGGTCTGTTCCTATCTTATGCTTGGCTCATATTTGATGGGGATTTTTGATGCCATGATCCACACTGGATGCATCCTGAGACTGACCTTCTGTGATGGGAACATCATCAACCACTACTTCTGTGATCTCCTGCCTTTGATGAAGCTCTCCTGCACCAGTACCTATGTCAATGAGATAGAGATTTTCATTGTAGGAGGGAAAGATATTACTGTGCCTGGCattgttgtatttatttcttatggCTTCATTCTTTCTAGTATCCTGCAAATAAGGTCTACCGCAGGAAGGTCCAAAGCCTTCAACACTTGCAGTTCTCACATAATCGCTGTTTCCCTGTTTTATGGATCCTGTGCATTTATGTACCTAAAACCCTCCTCAGTTGGATCTCTGGATGAAGGAAAAGTATCTTCTGTATTCTATACCATTGTGGTCCCCATGATGAACCCTTTAATCTACAGCTTAAGGAACAAAGATGTTAAAATTGCCCTGAAGAAAACTCTGAACAAGAGAAAGTTTTAATGAGAGCCATACTGTCTATGTGACAAAAGACACAATTCCAAGACAGTCAAGGTGTCGTCCCTGCTTCATTATTTtggcatgttttctttgttttcacacAATTGTCATGTGCTCTTTgggtatttaaaaattttaagagcaatatttattaattaaagaCCTTTTCATGTTATTCAGGTATTTGTtctgaaaatcaaaaataaaaaatggtctGTCAGTGATTagataaaataacaaatgttaCTGAGCATTGCTACACAGAACAGAATTATGCAGTGAGAGTTCAGCTCATACTTCAGGGACCAACCATCAGAGATTGCTCATCTCTTAAAGGACAAACCTCGTTTATCAAGGCAAGGAGGAATCTTGTTACCAGAGATGCATATCTTAACCTTATCTGCAAGACAATACTGCCTTCTGAATGTGCCAGCTATCTCCCTTGCAGATTCTTGTgtgaagagatttttttccctcacatTACAGCTTGGGGATTCTTCCCACAGGGCTATAGGGTGTGGACATGCTTCATAACTATATCTATTTGTCTCACACTCTTTACACCCTGAGTTGTTCTCTTAGCTCACTTTCACCTTagagcaagttcaaactaaactaaagtcttttttaaaaaagaaacttttacagcttgcacaaggtcagagtcaTGGATGTCTGCCAATGTTACTAAGAAAAGCATGAtaattcttcacttgccagtctactaacaatagGTCTGTGTCTTAAAGTTATATTTGGACACTGTGCCCTCCCTGTCTGGTTGTGGTTTTGCTCCTATGGCCTTGTGCCCTTATGTTGCCATGGTAAAGGGCTCAGCTCCTCATCTCTTGCTCTAGGAATGTGCATTTGaccaaggaagaaatttctttatcacttcaagACTTCTgaaataaaacagttttttaGAACAGAAGAAGCTAGAATTAGAAACATAGAGAAGTCAGAGGTAGAACAGGATTATTAGAATAGAAATGTAATAATAAAGAGTACATAAAGAGTATGACCCTCCGATTGTGTGTGAATTTGCTGTAGAAATATTTTACCCCCTCCTTTGCTTCTGAGAAGCATTTCACCTCTCGAATGCTGGGTAGGGGCTGGAACACCTCTCATAGCCCTTATAcatattttgacattttgaaattcaGCATAAGCAATCCACTCGTCTATTATGTCAGTCTCTTGTCACTTTTAAATCTTTGATTTACACTTCGGAAAAACCATCCAGTTATCCATCTGAAACCAATTTCACTTTTCAACCCTGGGTAGGGGCTAGAGCAGGTCTCTTATTCTTTACAGAGAATGGCACTGGACAATTCTGCTCAATTATATCTCTTTGAAATGACTGCTTCCTTTTGCAGTTCTTTCTCCACTGATGAAATACAACTCAGAACATTCCTTTGTCACATTAGACATATTTATATTGTCAGGATGTATGATCATATTTTGatgataaattatatatgtatatatgatgagTAATATAAAGTTTAATGACATTATTAATCCTTAGTGTAATAAATTTCATTAAATAACAAATCCATAGCAATCTATTAATCTTGATTACAAGTCCAGCACTTTTTAATATGGACTCATGTACTACATTTTTACAATATAATTACACTAGTCAGAATATATAATATCATTTCCGATTTAGAATTTGGATATGGTTTCATCCTGAATATAATGCTAATTTGCAGCATTtggttcttctttcttttaacttttctttctagtactccttttgtttgtttagaaaacaAGTAAATATCCCTCCCTTTtttgaggagaaggaagaggaggaggaggaggaggacgaggaggaggacgaggaggaggaggatgcatTTTCTTGCTAGTGCAGCTGGGAAAGATTGCCTGAAATCTGGAGCTGGTATTTCTTGCCAGAggatttttgaaatgttttctgagaTTTATTGATCTGTCGACAGTACTTTTCGCTGTGATTTCTTTTTGAATGActgattatttcattttctgagttTTTGTTAGGTGCTTTGTTTTCTCTCACTGGTGGTGTTGTAAGTGTGTCATGCTGTTTTAAGGGAGGTTCTGAAACCTCTTTGGGTTCTTAGCCtcagaaagtaaattaatgacagactgaaaagaaaaatttaagactaTTTTtagagttaaagaaaaacaaaaacctaaaaaaaaaagccagagataACAACCTTTAAGTCTCATCAGCTGTGTGGTAGAgaagaatggagaagagaagggaaagcaaGCCATGTTGTTTAAGTCATATTGAAGTTCAGACACATGGCAGGGAGGGAGTTCTAGAGAAAGAGTAAACAAGAAACCTCCAAACTTTGGGGAAAGCTAAAGCTTGAGGGAAAGCATGttcagaaaagagacagaaagattaaaaCGAGAAGTCATATTTTCTGAATAATTTAGAAAAGTTGACAGACTTGTGAATCTACATGGCTATGGCACAGTAAGCTACTGCACTAGGAGTGAGCATCTGGGAGGGACTAGCCTAGTATCTCATTAAAAGACTAATTATTTTACCCACTCTTTTGTATGCTTATGTTGGACCTCCTTCCTAGCAGTGGTCTCTTGGCAGGTGACTGACCTGGCTAAACTGTGAGGTCTCAAACTAAGACAAATACTCTACTCTCTTGACCAGAAAGTTTTTTGGTATTGtacttttaagaattttttgAATGGGCTTTACTTCTACCCAACAatgtggtttgttgttgttgtgttttgtgtatATAATGGAATAGGTATATGTTCcattttaattttcccttttgtttattttgttatgtttcatgGGATTCTTTTTACAGGGTATTCTTCATTAGTAATTGTTTTCTGCTGCTATATAGTTAAGAAAGAGAAATGGCTGCATATCCTGTAATGTGTCTCCTACAGTCCTGGGGTAGACTTTACATAGGAGACACTTGGACACATCACTTGTGTCTCTGATAAGACTCAGGTACCAAGAATTTAGACTTTGATTGGAGGGAAATGTAGTCAGGGATGGTTTCTAGCTAGGATATAAATGATGGTAGGAGGCTGTGAAATGAGGAATAATGAGGAAAGGAAGAGCAGGGCATGCATTATGAATGAGACAGAAATTATATAGTTTGAAGTTATGAGAGGTAGTAGAGAGACTATTGTAGTtgcataaatgaagaaaataatattttagtgtAGAATGATAGTCAGAAATTCATTTCTGCTGAGGTAAAAGTTACTTACTAATTATAGTACAAAATTACCAGTAGTTTCCTGGAAAGTAcagaaaaaattttaagtataaatttCAAAGTGACAAAAATTAATAATCACATGAGATAGAAGACATTATATCTGTATTTCTTCATATAGTTATGGTATATATTCTCCATCCCTGAACTGTTGTTTGTATCAGCATCCACAAAGGAAGGGTGGAGTGCTCTGTTAGGTTAGTGGTGCCCTTCTAGAGAAAGATTTCTCTGTATGTAGACAACGTTGAGCCAGAATTCTCTGACCAGTATCTACCTGCTTCCAAGAAAACTACAACTTTTTCCCCAGTGAACAGGGAATGAATACTAGACCAGTAGGTTTTCTCACAGTGTGTGGCTATACTGCTCATCTAGTAATATTGTGTGGTTCAGCACATGTTCTACACTCCCCTGGATACTTCCCATGTGCAGCTTGCATCCAGCAACAGCTGTCTCAAGTTCACATCGCCAGGCTGTACTTAGActgcatattctttttttaaagaaaaaatatatttattcttctAATGATCATTTCTAATGgcatttttctttgtgaatttaTTATTCCAATTGGTataagcttccttcttcctgaaatattttaacttttattatggTGTGAGGACTTTGGAGATATGTTCTTTCagaatttgttattttgaaatgttactttttaaattctctttgGGCATTAGAATTCAAAGTTGACAagttctttgtttcctttgtccCTTACAGACCGAAAATCCATTACTTTATTGCTCAAATTGTTCCAAGTAAGAAATCCATCATCTTTAGTTTTGTTCCTTTGTATGTCTCATTTTCTCTAGAAGCGTTCATAAATTTCTCTATGATAGTTATATTGCTGGCACACTTTGGTGTCATTGTCTTCATGCTTCTTATGCTTTGAATTTATTAGCTACTTGTATATGTATAATCATTGTTTCATCAAAGTTCAAAATATTTttggccatttttatttaaacctttCCCATGTAATCCCCCCTTCTTAGGCACTCTAGCTACACACACAGGTTAGGCTACCTGTTTTAACCCAGATCATTGACATTCTGCTTGTTGAAAATAGCTTTTCCTccgtattttattttatataaattctatCACGTCTTCACATTCACTAATCTTTATTCTGCAGTATCTACTGCCATTGTTTCTCAGCAGTCTGTTTCAGTACAAATATTGTAGCTTTATTCTCAAGATATTTTATTGAAGCTTTTCTATATGTTCcaagtttctttaatttttgaatcTTGGGCTCAAGAACTattagcagacacccacagctaagcactgagccgaactcctggaatccagttgcagagagggagaagtgatgtgcaaaagggtcaagaccaggctggggaaacccacagaaacatctgacctgaacaaggaggaactcatggaccccagactaacaTCTGAGAAATCATCACAGAACTGaaccagacctcctgaacatgtgtgtcagttaagaggcctgtgcaatctatgaggcctctgctAGTGGAtgggtatttatccctagtatacaaatggatttttcgagcccactccccatagagggatactctcagcctagacacatggaagagggtctaggccctgccccaaatgatgtgacagactttgaagatcccccatggagtacctcactcttcctggggagcaaaaaggggatgcaatgggggtcagtgggggaaatgggagtatggaagggagagagaactgggatttatatgtaaaataaggttgtttctaatttaaatttaaaaaaacaaagaaaaaaaagaaagtatgtagCACTTATACAAGGCTAGAAATTGGGGCCTTTAAATCATGAAAACCTGGAAAACCTCCTACTTGATAGATTATTGAATACAATATTCAGAAAGGTCTCCCCTCAGTGGTGCTACATAATTATTCCTAAATTAAATTCAGCTCTGGTCTTGCTGCATACTCTCATCCAGTCTGATATCAATACTTGCTTTTAAACCATCAGGATATTCTGTTTATGAATCTTCTCATGCTGATTCTTTGAGCAGTTTGCTCCTGGTGATAATTGACTGTGGTCAGTGAGGTGGCTTCAACAGTTTGTGGCCTGGGAACAGCATCAGTGGTGGCAGTCAGGGACCTGTGAGGCAGCTCAAGTTTACTCATGGGAGAAGTTCATTGGTGTTTACCGTGATGCTGGTCAGTCTATGGAAGAATGTGGGTAGCAGCACAGAAGAGTGGCACAGCAAGTCCTTCTCCTTCATTTAACTATGTTTATCTTCTCATGGCTTTTATCTCTCCATCTTTTATGGTTAATCCTCATCTCTTTATTTCTATGGATTTCTCTGTTCTA
This genomic stretch from Cricetulus griseus strain 17A/GY chromosome 4, alternate assembly CriGri-PICRH-1.0, whole genome shotgun sequence harbors:
- the LOC100761118 gene encoding olfactory receptor 8B3, which encodes MVLTNSSLVTEFILLGLTDNPDLQIPLFLVFLVIYIITALGNLTLILLTMLNSHLHTPMYFFLFNLSFIDLCYSSVVTPKMLMNFVLEKNIIGFAGCMTQLYFFCFFVISECYVLTAMAYDRYVAICNPLMYNVVMSPKVCSYLMLGSYLMGIFDAMIHTGCILRLTFCDGNIINHYFCDLLPLMKLSCTSTYVNEIEIFIVGGKDITVPGIVVFISYGFILSSILQIRSTAGRSKAFNTCSSHIIAVSLFYGSCAFMYLKPSSVGSLDEGKVSSVFYTIVVPMMNPLIYSLRNKDVKIALKKTLNKRKF